Below is a genomic region from Treponema sp. OMZ 798.
ACGAAATTGATATTGCCGGATTAAAAAAGACCGGTAAAAATTATGAGTTTGTGCTTTATGATGAGGCTGCAAAATCAAAATTTTTTACCGTTTGGAAAAATAACCTCAACTTTTGGCAAATTGAAGACTCTAATTTAAACGAAGCACCTGAAGCAAAGCCTTCTGAAAAAACCGGTAAAAAGGCCAAAGAAGAAAAGCAAAGTACCGGCGGTTCTTTTATTTCTATCGAAGAGATTCCGACAAAAATGAGAATATACGCAGCCTATACAGGTTTAAAAAAGGATACCGGCTGGACATCAGGATTCTCCTTAGGGTATCTTTATAGCTTTAAATATTTAGAAATAGGTTTCTCAGGAATTATCGATAAACCTAGAATTCTGCCCGATTTTTCTTTTAGTAAGCCGCCTAAAATCGGTTTCGGAATGGGACCGGAATTACGGCTTCAGCTGCCCCTTAATATTAAGGATACACTATATATCGCTCCTCAAGCCTTCGTAGGCGGGGGTATATTTGTACCTCCCTTTGAGCCATTTCTTCAATATGGCGGAGGAATCGAGGTTGTACCGGTAAGTTTTACAGCCGTATCATTCGGTATTGAGTGCCTTGTCAGGTCATATATTAAAGAAATAAAAGAAACAAATATAGGAATTCGCGCAAGTATTTCGGTGCGTATATAATAAATATTAGGAGATTAATTATGGAATTGAAAAAGAATTCTATCAAGATTGCCGCATCGCTTATATGCTGTATAGGCTTAATGGTGCTCCTTAATTCATGCCTTTTTTTGGCTTTAGGAGGCAAGGGTGTGACTGAAGGAGAAGCCGGTATCAACGGTGAACAGGTTAAATTAAAAGATTTGGTAAATTCAGATAAGGAATGCCTTGTATACGGTTACTTGAATGTGGGAGGCTTCCATACATATGCTCAGATGGATACTTCAAAAGAGCCTATGTTGCTTTTGCCTAAATCTTTTGGAGGCGGAGTTTTTGCTTTTCCTCCAATGGATAAAGGTTTGAGTTTTCAGCTTTTGGAAATGAATTATAGTAACTGGTTTACTAAAACCACCACAAATTTCACACCCGGTCTGGGTAGAGCAGGTAATATAACATTTATTACCAAGAAAACCGGGTTACAGTTTATCGGGGCTTATGACTTCATAATTAGCGGTTCTACAGCCTCTCTTTCTCTTTACCCGCGTGAAGAACAATCCAAGTACGAGTTAAAATGTTTGAATAAAATGAAGAGTAAGTTTAAAAATACTAAGTGGGAAGCTTTTATTGACAAAAGAATAAAGGAGATTGAAAATGAAAAATAGAAAGTACCTTTTATTATTTCTTATTGCATTTGTGAATATTGCAGTATTTGCAGCCGATAAAAAGCCGCCAAAGCCTCCTGCAAAAAGTGAAGTTGTTATTGTTTTTGCGCTAAAAATTAAGCCTGAGCCTAATACGGATTTCTTTTCAAATTATGTGTATGCTGTTGATTCTAGGTTGGAAACAAAGGACTCGCGAAATGCAAAGGATAAAATAACTATTAAAGCTTCAAACCGTAGGACTCCTATTTTAGGTTTGATTGACGAAGATGCTAAAAAAATTGAATTTGCTATGATAAAGCTGCCTTTTGCTTATGGTCAAAGGTATATCAATGTTGAGTCTTTACAATACCATTTTGCAGGTGCTGAAGCTCTTAGAATAACTATCCCTTTAAATGGAAGACTTGAAGTCCCTGAAGGTGTAAAATACGTTTACATCGGAGATTTTGTCTGCAAATGTTCTCTTCCGTTTTATGATATAACTGATGTCAAAAAAATCGATAATTTTGATGCTGCTGCTAAGGCATTGAAGACAGTATATGGAAAAGATGCTGAGCTTGAAAGACTTCCATTGATTCCAATAGAGAAAAAATAAAACTCTTTTAAACTGAAAACGAAAAAAGGCGGGGCTTTAAACAAGACCCGCCTTTTTTTAATAAGCTTTTATCTGTCAGATAAAAACGCTAAACCTTATTCTACAACAGCAACCAAATCATTTGATTTTAAAATCAAATGATCTACACCGTCGATTTGAATTTGAGTTCCGGCATATTTGTCGTGAATAACTTTTTGTCCGACTGAAACCTTAATCTTTTCTTTGTCGTCTCCTACAGCTGCAACAACACCTCTTTGTGTTTTTTCTTGAGCTGTATCCGGAATGATGATTCCTCCGGCTGTTTTTGTTTCTACGGCATCCGGTTTTACTAAAACTCTGTCTCCTAAGGGTTTAACTTTCATCAAAAGACCTCCTGAAAAATTAAAAGAACACAAAAACCTGTTTTGTGCCTTTTTGGCACTCTTTTTTGTGTTTTATTTCGGGTTGTGTCATTTCAGTACATCTATCCCGAATACCATAAAATATAAGAAAAAAAAGCCAAAAAGGCAATAGGTTTTGATTATTTTCGGTCTCAGATATTAAATTCTGTAAGTATATATTCATTATAAACTTATGGAATTAACCCCTTTTTTTTCTAAGTTAAAAGTATTTTTTTTAGCATATTTTTGTCTTAGCATGATTTTTGCTTGTATATATCGGAGGCCGAAAAAGCTTCCCGATTTTATACAAGGAGTTAAGTTATGTATAACAGGACAAAAAACAATTATGACGCAGAAAAGAATTCGTTGGCTACTTATTTAAAAGAAATAAATCAGATCCCGCTTTTAACTGCGGAAGAAGAAATAAAATATGCTAAACTTGCCGAAAAGGGAGATGAATATGCCAAAAATATGCTGGTAAATTCAAACTTGCGTTTTGTGGTAAATGTAGCAAAAAAATATCAAAATCAGGGCCTTCCTCTTATGGATCTTATCAGTGAGGGAAACATAGGTTTGATGAATGCCGCTGAAAGATTTGATGTCTCGAAGGGCTATAAATTTATTTCTTACGCTGTTTGGTGGATTAAACAGTCTATCTTAAAGGCTATTTGCGAAAAATCAAGAATGATACGCCTTCCCTTGAACAGGGCAAATGAGCTTGTTCAAATCGAAAAGGCAAAAAAGGAAATCGACTTTGCCGGAAACGAAGCTCAGGAACTCAATGAAATTGCAGGCATCTTAAATATGAACAACTCTATGGTTCATACGATTATGAATGCCGCCCGCGATCCTATTTCGATTGATGCTCCCGTTTTTGATGAACCCGGAAGCTCCAGTATAAACGACTTTTTACAGGATGAAACTCATCAGATGCCTGAAGAGTATGCGATGGACATGAGCCTTAGAGATGAGGTAGACGAGCTGCTTAAAAACCTTGATGAAAGGGAAGCGGAGATAATCCGCTATCGTTTTGGGCTTGGAGGTTATGCTCCTCTTTCATTAAAAGAGGTAGGGCTTATCTTTAATCTTACAAAAGAAAGAATCCGCCAGATTGAAAAGAAGGCCTTGCAGCAGCTTAAAAAGCCTGCCGAAAAACAAAAACTTGCCGTTTACGTTGCGTAAACGATTTACGTTGCTTAAACGGTTTACATAAAAATCTGTTCCATATGATGCGGGGCTGCCGGAAGGCAGCCCTTTTTTGTAAGCTAAACCTTCGATTTACTCCATAATGTACAAAACGGTTTCCATGTTGCCGCCGCGGAGGCCGTGTTTTTTTAAGACTGCATCCTTATTTTGCTTACAAAATATTTTTTCAAATTCTTTTTTGCTTGTGATAAAGCCCAGCTTCCAATCAGGGAAGTGCCGGGGGATTTCTGCCATCCTCTTGTAAAGCTCAAAGGCTTCTTCCTCGCTTCCGAGCCTTTCACCGTAGGGCGGGTTGGACAAAAGGATGCCGCTTTCGTATGGGGCTTCCAATTCGGAAAAGTCCGATTGAATAAAATCGGGCCTCTCAATGTGATGGGTAATGCCGGCTGCATGAAGTTCCCTTCCTGCGATTATACAGGCCCTCTCGGCATTGGCCTTTGAAAGAGAAACGGCTTCTTCCGAAATATCCGAGCCGGTTATCCTTGCAAGGCAGTCGGTGCGCACCTGCGAGGCTGCTTTTTCTTTTTCTTCTTTTAAAACGGATTCTATTTTTTCTTTTTCAAAACAGATAAAGTTTTCAAAGGCAAAGTGACGGGCGATCCCCGGCGGAATATTATAGGCATACCAAGCCGCTTCAATCGGGATGGTGCCTGAGCCGCAAAAGGCATCGTGGAGAGGAATCTTTCTTTTCCATTGCATGAGCCGGATTAAAACCGCAGCCAAGGTTTCCCTCATGGGGGCTGCTCCTCCGCTTAAACGGTAGCCCCTCCTGTAAAGCGGTTCTCCGGACAAGTCCAGGCAGACATAGACATTATTGTTTTCTATATATATTCGAATCATAAAACGGGTTCCCGTTTCGGGGAGGGAGTGCATATTCCATTTTTTGCACAGCTTGTCGCAGACAGCCTTATGCACGATGGATTGAACGGCATGTTCCGAAGAAAGTTTGGACTTATAGGTGCGCACCTTATCGATGGTTATGCGGGCATCCCGCGGAAAATAATTATGCCAGTCTATCGAAAAGACCAAATCAAAGAGGTCATCAAAATTTTCGGCCTTTGCGGTATTAATGAGCATAAAAACCCTGTCGGCCGTGCGTAAAAAATAATTTGCCTGAAAAAAGGCTAAAAGGGAATCCTTTTCTTCCGACGTAAAAAACACCCTTCCGGGTAATCTATTATAGGGCTTAAAACCTAAGATTTTTAATTCCCTCGTAAGAACAGGTTCTGCACCTATGGCGCATAAAGCAATAAAATCATTCATAGTACCTCGCAGTATAGCATTTTTTACGAATTTTTTATATACTTTTTGTATAAAATAATCGACTTAAATTTGGAGAAAAAATGAAGAACATAAAAAAACTTTTGCCCGGGATTTTGACCCTTTTATTCCTTTTTTGTTTTTTAAGCTCTTGTGCCACAAAGAACTCTAACTTAAAAGACGGGGCGGAACCTAAGGCCGTTTTAATCAAGCATCCGGAAAGGATGTTTTGGGAAATAAAAACGGATGAAGCTTCAATTTATATTTTGGGAACGATTCACGTTGCAGATAAGGATTTTTATCCCCTGGAAGATAAGATACTTGAGACCTTTGATAAGGCCGATAGGCTGGTAAGTGAGTTGGGCGGACTTCCTGAAATGAATTCTCTTCAAGAAAAGTTACAGGTAAGAATGCTTCAAAACATGAATCTTAATCCCGAAAAAGATTTGTCTAATTTTTTATCCGAAGATGAAATAAATGTCGTTAAGCAGGAATTGGGAGAAGGTATTGCTGCCCCTCTTTTTAAATTTAACCCGTGGATTCTTACAATAACTTTAAACCAAATCCTATATACAAAGGCTGATCTTGAGCCTCAAAACGGTATAGATATATATCTTATAAACCGTGCCGGTGAAAGAAAAATTGAAGCTCTTGAAACTATTGATGAACAGCTGGATATCTTATCATCCGGAAGTTTTGAAGAACAAATTTATGATCTTAAAAAAACTATAGATGATTTACAAAATGCCGATAAAACCATTGACTTCCTGACCAAATTAAAAAGACTTTATCTGGAAAACAATAGCGAGGACTTAAAAGATTTTATAGGTTCTCTTTTAGATATGAGTGAGGGTATACCTCATGATGCCCTGTTAAAAGTCCGAAATATTGTGTGGGCAGAAAAGTTTGATCAGTATCTTAATGAAGGCGGAACAAGCTTTGTATTTGCAGGTATTGCTCATTTTTTGGGCGAGGACAGTGTCTTTGAACAAATGAGATTAAAAGGAATTTTAGAATAAGATGAAAAGGATAATCGTTTTTTTTGCTGTTTTGATGCTTTGCTTTTTGTCATGCAAGACAAAGCAAATTCAACCTACAGGAGCCTATGTGCAGCTGACAGACAAGGCTCAAATATCTTTTAAGGACCTTCCCTGTACTGTTTTCTTTTCGGACGGTACCCAAGAAAATTATATTACAAATGAAGACGGCAAAGTTATAGTTCAAGTTATCGAGGGGCGTCTAATAACGAAGGTCGTATATGATTTTTCCGGGTATAAGAGACCTGAGGGTAGACTATTGGCAAAGGAAGAGTTTTCGATAATAAGAAAACTTAAAACAAAACCCAAGTCTCTGATACAGGAATTCGATATCAATCTTGAGCCGCACAAGGGAATGCAGCTCATAATAATATTGGACGTGTTTGATATTTAACTGTTTAATTTCGAGCTTTTTATTTATTAAAAATTTCTTCCGGCTCTAAAAACCTTCCGGCAAAGCGGTATGCTTTTTTCCAGTACTTTTCGTCAAGGGATGAAATTATTACGCCTGTATGTTTGCCCTGTGATGCCGCATGGATAAATTGCCTATTTCCTATGTAAATTCCTACATGAGATAATTTATTTCCTACAGTATAAAAAAATAAAAGATCACCGGGTTGAACCTCTTTGTTTGGAATGCGTTTTGCAAAGTCCGCAAGGCCTCTTGTACTCCGAGGTATGGTTATTTCAAGGCCGTCAAGGGCTGAGCGGTATACAAAGCCTGAACAATCCATCCCTGCCTTAGTGGTTCCTGCATATTTATATGGAGTTTTTAGATATTTATATGCAGC
It encodes:
- a CDS encoding C40 family peptidase, with translation MKKIFIFIVLSFFLNGCMIFGAQPPESPRLDFINAAYKYLKTPYKYAGTTKAGMDCSGFVYRSALDGLEITIPRSTRGLADFAKRIPNKEVQPGDLLFFYTVGNKLSHVGIYIGNRQFIHAASQGKHTGVIISSLDEKYWKKAYRFAGRFLEPEEIFNK
- a CDS encoding TraB/GumN family protein, which codes for MKNIKKLLPGILTLLFLFCFLSSCATKNSNLKDGAEPKAVLIKHPERMFWEIKTDEASIYILGTIHVADKDFYPLEDKILETFDKADRLVSELGGLPEMNSLQEKLQVRMLQNMNLNPEKDLSNFLSEDEINVVKQELGEGIAAPLFKFNPWILTITLNQILYTKADLEPQNGIDIYLINRAGERKIEALETIDEQLDILSSGSFEEQIYDLKKTIDDLQNADKTIDFLTKLKRLYLENNSEDLKDFIGSLLDMSEGIPHDALLKVRNIVWAEKFDQYLNEGGTSFVFAGIAHFLGEDSVFEQMRLKGILE
- a CDS encoding RNA polymerase sigma factor RpoD/SigA — its product is MYNRTKNNYDAEKNSLATYLKEINQIPLLTAEEEIKYAKLAEKGDEYAKNMLVNSNLRFVVNVAKKYQNQGLPLMDLISEGNIGLMNAAERFDVSKGYKFISYAVWWIKQSILKAICEKSRMIRLPLNRANELVQIEKAKKEIDFAGNEAQELNEIAGILNMNNSMVHTIMNAARDPISIDAPVFDEPGSSSINDFLQDETHQMPEEYAMDMSLRDEVDELLKNLDEREAEIIRYRFGLGGYAPLSLKEVGLIFNLTKERIRQIEKKALQQLKKPAEKQKLAVYVA
- a CDS encoding co-chaperone GroES, with the protein product MKVKPLGDRVLVKPDAVETKTAGGIIIPDTAQEKTQRGVVAAVGDDKEKIKVSVGQKVIHDKYAGTQIQIDGVDHLILKSNDLVAVVE
- a CDS encoding class I SAM-dependent RNA methyltransferase, with the translated sequence MNDFIALCAIGAEPVLTRELKILGFKPYNRLPGRVFFTSEEKDSLLAFFQANYFLRTADRVFMLINTAKAENFDDLFDLVFSIDWHNYFPRDARITIDKVRTYKSKLSSEHAVQSIVHKAVCDKLCKKWNMHSLPETGTRFMIRIYIENNNVYVCLDLSGEPLYRRGYRLSGGAAPMRETLAAVLIRLMQWKRKIPLHDAFCGSGTIPIEAAWYAYNIPPGIARHFAFENFICFEKEKIESVLKEEKEKAASQVRTDCLARITGSDISEEAVSLSKANAERACIIAGRELHAAGITHHIERPDFIQSDFSELEAPYESGILLSNPPYGERLGSEEEAFELYKRMAEIPRHFPDWKLGFITSKKEFEKIFCKQNKDAVLKKHGLRGGNMETVLYIME